The sequence TGGGTTGGCTTGTTGCACAATCAGCAAATACATGGTCTTCTTTATTTCAGTCATCCTTTCTGTGAACTGTAAATTGACAAACTCAGAGGTTGATGAGGGTTCTTGGCAAAACTACTGGaggtcagagtgtgtgtgcagagggTTGTTTTCTGTGACACGTGCAAAAGTTAAATTGAGGTTGAAACTCCTGATGCACTGCAACCTTCAGAGCAAGGACGCTGGTACGACCCTTGAGCACACGTACAAAGACGATTGCTCAAAACACACTGGCACACTCCGTCTTTGTAGTGCTGGTCCATGGAATTCTCTCTAGAAACACGTCTGTCCTGAGAGAAATACAGATGGTATTCATAAATGATATTAATGTGTGCCTTCCACATGGAGATACTATATggttagagggggggggggggggggtgttcttGTTTGCGTTGCAGTTCCCACAGGTGGTCTCAATTATTAACTTCCCATGGTAACCTAGGCAGCATGACATAGCAGCACACACTCCAACGTTGTTACCTAACATTTCATCCTCTTGGGGTTTattgaaacaaagaaaagtgtTAATCTGATATCTGAAGACTTTTTTTGTGTCGAGAGAAAACACGTTATCATCATCTCTGACACGTCTTTAAGGTTAGTGTGTCAAAACGGCAACGGGCTGGCTACATTGCACACGTAACGTATGCAAAGCGGATGTTCCAACCCCATGCTTCCACTATAATCAGTGAAACTGGCTACACCGGGCATAAGAGGAGCGCACAAGTGGTGTGTATGCTTCACAGAGATCCCCTCGCCAAGCTTAAAATAGGACATTTATTCTAATAGGTCTTCTATATATTTTTACGTGAGATGTGTGCAGCCCTTTTGCACAAAAATGGATCATAAACTGTCTATATTGGTCTTTAGATTGAACTATCAATAGACAGGAAACGACTTAACAACTCAATGAGCGTATTGGCAGTTTGGTTTTgagagtttctgtttttaatgtcttgTTTCCATCAGCTGTGTCCTGATGACAGCTGACAGTAGATTGACCTTTCACAGCACTGTGCTGGCTCCACAAactgaagaaacaacaacaatcccGAAGCAACAGCTCTCCATCTCGCCTGTGACTCACACATTCTTACACCGTGTGTGTGCAAAAGGGGTAGCCAGCTAAAAGATAAATTCTGGTGTGTTACCATAGCAGTAAAACATACCACtaacatatttatttacatatctatatatttacatatcaaATGCCTATTTGTACTTATTGATTTGCcttcttttgttttgctgttttgtatTGTTGAATTGTAATtgaaaaactcaataaaaacatACTTTCATTCAAAAAAAGATACATCCACTCCACGAGTGGTCCGCATCTGTTCCACATTCAATGTAGCCAAAGCGTTAATCACTAAAAAAAGGCATCGTTATTGGAAACATTCTGGGTGTCATCTCTAACAAAATGTTTCAAACAACTTTTGTATAACTCATCATCTAATCTCAAATGATATGACCTCTATGGCAACATTGTTAATATACACTAGAAAATATCTCCCACACAgccagataaaaaaataaaataaatttcagTTGATATCTTAAGCTGCTGAATGatgatggagatggagaaaCAGGCAGGCGGTCCTTCCATGGAAGTAGAGATGATGTTTTATCAAATTCTTTGGAAGGATGCACAGGCTCTtcccagtttaaaaaaaaacaccccttCCAAAGTATTTTCCAAACCCATTAAATCTTTTTTCCCCACCTCCACAATGCATCTCCATTCGTCTTCATCAGAtaattatttttgacaggaaggATTCAATTCAGAATTAGAAACAACTGACTGATGACTACAATGACAAATTTGCGGGATTTGATATTGTCCACCGTTCTTTACCATGTCTGTTATCCTTTAACTATTCCAGACCTGAGATACAGGCCCTCTGTTTACTCTCCCCATACCAAAATAGATGGGGGAGTCACCAGGGCAAAGGAAGTTGAATGATTAAGCTGAGGCCGTGTCAAGGCTGGGTTTTTGCGCATTTAAACAAAGTGGGACAAAAGCCGATTTGACCTCTGCTCCGGCCAATCACCAAGTGACTCCACCTTCTGTGCTAAAAAACCTCTGCTGCTTATAAGTGCAATCAACACTATAGAGAACACTCACTTTATCCACCTTTGACTACTGAGATAGAGAAGACCTCTGAGTACTTTGACTCACACAGAGTTCAGACATGCCTTCAGTGGGACTGGAGATACTTGGATTGGGTCTTGCTGTCCTGGGATTGATCTCAGCCATTGTATCCTGCGCCTTGCCCATGTGGAGAGTGTCAGCTTACATTGGGGTGAACATCGTAACAGCACAGACCACTTGGGAAGGCATCTGGATGAACTGCGTGGTCCAGAGCACAGGTCAGATGCAGTGTAAAATCCACGACTCCATGTTGGCTCTCAGCCCAGATCTTCAGGCCGCCCGTGCACTCACTATCATCTCCATCGTGGTGGCTATCGTGGGAGTTCTGGTGGCCATCATGGGTGCAAAATGCACCAACTGTGTGGATGAAGAGTCGTCCAAAGCTCGGGTTATGATAGCCGCCGGGGTGGCCTTCATTGTGGCTTCTCTGACTCAGCTGATCCCTGTGTCGTGGTCTGCCAATACTATCATCATGGAGTTCTACAGTCCAATTACA comes from Etheostoma spectabile isolate EspeVRDwgs_2016 chromosome 3, UIUC_Espe_1.0, whole genome shotgun sequence and encodes:
- the LOC116686996 gene encoding claudin-3 codes for the protein MPSVGLEILGLGLAVLGLISAIVSCALPMWRVSAYIGVNIVTAQTTWEGIWMNCVVQSTGQMQCKIHDSMLALSPDLQAARALTIISIVVAIVGVLVAIMGAKCTNCVDEESSKARVMIAAGVAFIVASLTQLIPVSWSANTIIMEFYSPITPEALKREIGVALYLGWAAAAFLLIGGGILCSSCPPQADKRYGPPSKMMYSQTRSLAPSGHDRRDYV